ggtgtcatgtgacttgttagtgttacaaggtctcaggtgtgaatggggagcaggtgtgttaaatttggtgtcatcactctcacactccctcatactggtcactggaagttcaacacagcacctcatggcaaagaactctctgaggatctgaaaaaaagaattgttgctctacataaagatggcctaggctataagaagattgccaagaccctgacactgagctgcagcatggtggccaagaccatacagcggtttaacaggacaggttccactcaggaCAGGCCTCGCCAtagtcgaccaaagaagttgagtgcatgtgctcagcgttaTATCCacaggttgtctttgggaaatagatgtatgagtgctgccagcattgctgcagaggttgaaggggtggggggtgagcctgtcagtgctcagaccataagccgcacactgcatcaaattggtctgcatggctgtcgtcccagacggaagcctcttctaaagatgatgcacaagaaatcccgcagtttgctgaagacaagcagactaaggacatggattactggaaccatgtcctgtggtctgatgagaccaagataaacttatttggttcagatggtgtcagtcgtgtgtggcggcaaccaggtgaggagtacaaagacaagtgtgtcttgcctacagtcaagcatggtggtgggagtgtcatggtctggggatgcatgagtgctgccggcactggggagctacagttcattgagggaatcatgaatgccaacatgtactgtgatatccctttggagactgggcctcagggcagtattccagcatgataacgaccccaaacacacctccaagatgaccactgccttgctaaagaagctgagggtgaagttgatggactggccaagcatatCTCCAGACCTacaccctattgagcatctgtggggcatcctcaaacggaaggtggaggagcacaaggcctctaacatccaccagctctgtgatgtcgtcatggaggagtggaagaggactccagtggcaacctgtgaagctctggtgaactccatgccaaagagggttaaggtagtgctggaaaataatggtggtcatacaaaatattgacactttgggcccaaatggacattttcacttaggggtgtactcacttttgttgccagcggtttagacattaatggctgagtgttgagttattttgaggggacagcaaatttacactgttacacaggctgtacactcactactttacattgtagcaaagtgtcatttctttagtgttgtcacatgaaaagatataatcaaatatttacaaaaatgtgaggggtgtactcccttttgtgagatactgtatgtacaagGTAAAAATCAGGAGACCATCCATTCTGCTGCGTTCTCCTACATCGCCATACCGGAAGTCCTATTATAGtacaattttaatttaatataactTAACTGTTTTACcttttgatttgtattttttttgttctatgtATTGTTTCTTGAGATCCAGCTTTTTACTGTATATTGCCAGTTATGAATTGCTTTTTGTCAGTGAACAGTGACCTTAATGGTTGCTTTATCTTTTAGGACATTCCCATCCCAGTGCTGAAAGAGATATTCCAGAGTATGAAGAATAACACGCACGTACTGAGCTTAAGCATTGCTGCTACACGCAGCAATGATCCTGTGGCTTACGTGAGTACTCCAAGTTACATTTGTGATCCATGCATTGCTTGGACACTTGTGTTTTCTGAGAAAACCTGTTGAAAGAGattgtggctgaattctgacaaacagacaaaaaaccccccaaaaaaccaaacaatttTCCGCCTATAACATACTTTGACTTTCTCTACttatgggtgtgtgtttgtcaatTTAGAAAATTATAGAAATTAGATGTTATTAATCTATTGTTGGTCTAAGCCAATGCATCTAAATAGCAGCATAGTAAAGAAACATTTGGGactttataacattttatcTCAACTAATCTATCTGTCCTAATCGGCCAGGCCATAGCAGAGATGTTAGCAGAGAACACTACACTGGAAAGCCTGAACATCGAGTCTAACTTCATCACTGCTGAGGGAATGATGGCTATCATTAAAGCCCTGTCTGAAAACAACACCATAGCTGAAATCAAGATTGACAACCAGGTTACAAGACTCAACCAGCTCATGTACCATGCAGAAAGATATCTGGTTGTGCTTTTTCGAGGTTTTAATTGTGGCTTTGGTTGCCTTCATACAGAGGCAGAAACTGGGAGATTCAGTGGAGATGGAGATTGCTGCTATGTTGGAAAACAACTCAAGCATCCTAAAGATTGGCTACCACTTCACCCAGCAGGGCCCTCGTGCCAGAGCAGCCATTGCAATCACCAGAAACAATGACTACTGTGAGTGTAGAATCACATTAAGTGGGCTGTTAGATTTAGAACGGAGAGAGACACACCAGTGGTTGTTGCAGAGCATGACTTACAGCAGCAATTATAACACCTTTAATACATTTTAGTCAGGAATAAGACATTGAGTATAAATTCTTAAGATCTGGTAATAGAGGAGCCTGGATATTACTAAGAGGATATTCTATTGATTGACTGAAGAGCCCTTTCTCACATGACTGATGTGCAGAAAACTGTTATTAATTAACATaggaattaatttttttaaatcacatagaaaaataattaataattaagtattgtattttgtattatcAATGCATGTGGGAAAAATACTGCGTACATATGCCACCTTTCTtaagtttattttgttttttcccatATTCAGTCCGCCAGCAGAGGATAAGATGAGTTGAAGGCTATGATGGTCTCTGTTGGAGCACTCTTAAGAAGACTCAGGATGGTGACACAGATTAGCTTGCTATGCTTTAACCATTTATTCATCTCCCATTGTGGATATCATTAACACCAGCCCTGCTCTGCGTTTGTATACACTGGGCTTCATCAAGCCAAATGTGTTCTCACTTAATAAAAATCATGTGCTTCCAATATATATCAGAGTTTGTAAACTTGTAAAAATACACTACTTGATCATCTCTTGAgccatgatttatttttatttttttggaatatGGTGCTTCTAACAAAAAGATctgtacatattttaaataaaacgttATCTTTTTCATTGTCTAATCAGGCTTCAGTTTTGTTAAATTGAGATCATAAAACTGTGCGTCACCAACCGTCTCAGAGGACAGTTAAGAAGCCAATCTCACCACTAATTCTGAAGTATCTAAGCAGTTATGCAAAGCAGACTGTAAACTACTAAGCCTGGTGTATTTAGTCATGAAATGTATCACTATCAACACTGTTTAATGTGATTTATTCATCTAACATGCATAATTTATTCAAAGTAAATGGAATAGAATTTAGTCCATTTATCCACACCGATGATCTTCAGTAGAACTACTCAGGTTTAAAAATAtcttattaattaatgttgatTAGGATGATAACGACAAAATTGTTTCAGATTTCAGTTCAGTTACATGATTAACTGAATAGAACAGCTTTCATAGTCAGTATTATGTAACCACTGTTAGGTCAGTTTATTGTGGTGAACCATTGTGTGATTAATTCAAAACTAGTTACTGTTGAATCCTTTGACCTCTGAACAGCCAGATCTTTTCAATTTCCCACAGTAACGCTCGTTTATCCTCTGAAATCTGCCTATTTATACCTATGAAAGTCAGTCCCCAGTGATTTAGTTACAGTTCCAAATATAGCTTCATACCAGGTCAAGAGGGAAAGGGGGTGTATGCAGAAAACTGATGTCCCACCTTCAGAACAGCTGGTGATCTCttaagtctttttttattgGCCTATGGCTGCAGACATAGCCATTCTCCCATCTAAAAACACAGGCCAGTAAGTCAAGCTTTAGATGTCCCACAAACAATATTCTGACTTTGGAACCAAGGCTACTAGGTGATCGgcaaaataaattacattacttgtgaaatttattaataaatgtttagttgtttttaaaatgtatttgtatttagctttttatttctcattacCTCAGACAGGCTGTCATGATCAGAATTAGAGGACAGCAGTagcactacactatacactccCTACTCTGGCATTTTGGAACAGGATCCAGTTTTGTGACTTAAGAGCTCTAATTTCACATGCGATACTGTCCTGCATCTGTGACCTCTTTCATGGTGCACATCTAAGCACTAATAAtgagaaatacaaataaaaaaaaatatgtcaaTTCATGCTTTCCATTAGAATCAGTGTTATCTCTTTTAATATAAAGTAACCGATTTGGTACGACAGTCTTTTTAGCAAGATGCCAAGACACAAGGTTGATCTGTTGAGAAAGTAACTCGGGTTTGTGGGAGAAACTAGCTTCCTCACTTGTTAGCAGTTCCTTCTGCGGTCCCTCTTTTGCTTTTCTGCATAATTTGAGTTTGTAGCTTTAACACAAAAAGGAAGTCTTTTTGAGGAAGTGGGAAGAAGTCCAGAAAGCAAGTTTGGCTAAAACTCCTATGAAGACTCAGGCGTAGGAATCAGTGGAAGCGGTTCTTCCTCATCTGAGTCAAACTCCACATTTTCATCTTTTATCCATTTACCACTGGGGTCCTGTATCCATCCGTTGCTAacgcaaaaccaaaaaaaaaaattatcaaaacAAGGCAAAAGATAGTTTAAGATGATTAGGGTTTAATGAGTTAAGGTGATTCTTTAACAGACACACAAATGCTTCATGTAACATGGCTGGAATAAGTGCTGCTAAACACTGCAGAAGTACTACCAATATCATAGGTCATGATAAAATGGCTGAATAACATCATACCTCTTTAATTTGAGGTAGTGTTCTAGTTCTCTGCGTCTCTGCTCTGTGAGAGGCTCAGTTTCAGcagctttccttttctttttcttcatttgtgtCTCATTCTGGTACTGGCTTGCATCTGCTAAACACAAACATGAGAAAAATTATATTCTGCAAAGAAACTATGCACTACCACATCAAAATTCCAAATGTGTCCCCTTGAAAAGTATCAGACTTAAATATTTCACCATGAGCAGGTGTGGTATCTGTGCTGATTTTGGTTGTAGCTGTGGGAATAATGTTGTGATCAACACTGTGGTCACTGCTGCAGTCTGGTTTCAATCGAGTTGTTGGCTTTTCAGATCTTTCActtaaaaatatcaacaaacacaaaaatgtcaaaCCAATGTTTCCATCCAACAGTGCTTTCagataaaaggaagaaaagaaaatagacaTGATCCATTAACAAACATTCAAGACATTTTCAAGGGGAACAGTGAAGTATTAGCTGAATTTTTACTATCTAAAATGCCTGAGACATGGggaaatatgaaataattatttatattaagtTCCCATCTTCataaatttcaataaaatacattcataCAATATACCACTATGCTTGATACTCTACTTTAAGCTTCATAAAATTTACGCTATGGGAAAATATCATGGGAAAAGAAAGTTAACTATCCAGTCATTACCTGGCCTTTTTATGACAGCTGTTATAAGGTGTAGATCTTAGCAAGGCATGGTGGGTAATTTTTCGTGTCTGTGTCAGTAATGGAGCGGAACTGCCAGTTTCCTATAACCATAATATGACAAGCTTATATAATCTCAGAATAATACTGTACGGAAATACCACCTGTTAAAAGAAAAAGGCATTTGCATTTACCTGCTGGTCATCTTCTTCATTAACATATTCTTGATGTTGCCTCTTATCAATTTCATTTTGTAGCCAAGCTTTTTTCCCATAAAACCATTTTAGACCTGGACAGTGAAAAACCCGAGAggataaaacaaaaccaaacactgtTCTGATAtacaatgacaaaaacaaaaaccgtaAAGAAAATGAAGACCAAATCTCACCTTCGAGATGCCGCTTCCCATTTCTGTGGAGTGTCAGCATATCAACTGTGTCAAAAACCGGACGACGTGAACACACCAAACAGCTATACCTACACAATCCGAGGGTGGAACGGATGTAATCAAATTAACttgtaaataaacagataaatatacGTTAcatggctaaaagtatgtggacatctgaccaccATACCCATGTGTGggtctttcccaaactgttgccacaaagtttgaaggacacaattgtataggatgacattgtatgtgtatagtgttacAATTTCtgttcactggaactaagggacccaaacatgttccagcatgacaatacccctgtgcacaaagtcaGGTCCAGGAAGACATGTTTGcaaaggttggagtggaagaactcaagtggttTGCACAGAgtcctcaaccccactgaacacttctGGGATGAACAGGAATGCAGACTGCACCCCAAGCCTCAtcgcccaacatcagtacctgacctcactaatgctcttgtggctgaatggatacAAATCCCCACCACCACGCTCCCAAACCTAAttgaaagccttcctagaataGTGGTCGATATTATAACAGCATTCTGCAAcatgatgttcaaaaagcacatataggtgtgatggtcatggtCAATGTGTATCTcaatatacactacatggccaaaagtttgcggcattaatgaggtcaggcacaGATGTTGGGTGCGGAGGCTGGGACGctgtcagtgttccagttcattcaAAATGCGTTCAGTGAGTTTGaagtcagggttctgtgcagaacactcaagttcttctatTCCAACTTTGCAAACATGTCTTTATTGGTCTCGTTTTGTGCACAGAGACACtgttatgctggaacaggtttgggccagtTAGTTTCAGTATAGGGacatcttaatgctacagcatacaaagacatccaaTACAAATTGTGTCCTTCAAATTTTGTGCCAACAGTTTAGAGGAGAcccacatacgggtgtgatggtcggaTGTCCACAAATTGGTCATAGAGTGTACTTTCGATGCTCATCTTTTAGATTATTTGattacagtgatatgaaatgACATCTCCATGATGCTTTAAATAATCCATGAGAAAACTGTTTGGAAGAGCTTTTGGAAAAGTTGCAGTTGTAGAATAGTACTTATGTACTGCAGAATATGAAGATGACACAAAAGTAACTTCAATTATGAGCCTTATGGAAGAAATGACTGACACTGTAGAGACTCTGTACAAGTAGATCTTAGGTAAACATGGAGCATCATGGCACCAGGCCACAAAATGGCTTTTGATCAGTGTGTGTAATCATAACTGTACATCGTGGATTTACAGTAACATTACCTTCCATTTTTCATCAGAGTAGCTTCGTCCTCGGGAATGTAGTTGGACAGCAAGTCCGCAACACGCCGTTTCTACAACCATAAACATAACCAGAGTCCATACCGTCTCATCCATAACTGTCCTCGCTAAAGATATGTTAGCTAATAACATAAATGCCTAACTGTTATCTATATTGACGTGTCTGTAATATTCAAATCTAATTATTGATAAAGTACTgtatataccacagtgctgtcgtTCAAGACGAATAACACACTACAAGACGTGGTGTCgtggtttattccttaatttatatatgtatatataaacaaacagatgTGTTTATTTACCTTCAAGACATTTAATTGACTGCGGTCATCACCTTCTCTTTTGAAAGACATGTTTAAGTGAATTCGGTTATCGAAGCACTTCCTGTTTGTAAAACGGAATTATGGGACATGTGGGCGGTTCTTGATGTAACAGGGAGCCATGGCAACACAGGAAGATTAGCATAGCTACTAGCTTGTTTCGATTGATGGTAAATAAAATACTGACATTGAGAACGCTACCTTAGGTAatgtgtagggtttttttttcatgtgacttCAAACgtaagttgttgttgttgtttttaaagacgCTCGCTGAGTAACTACAGCGAGAGGGTGTAAGTAAGTTGTTGCACTGCTTAACATGAGAGTTAACGGCTTAACAATGCTCGTTTCAGTGTTAGCTGTTAAACTGCGCAGTGTCATGTTTTCGATGAAACTACAAAAGCTCCATAAGCTTTCGTTATAGAAACTACTTAAAATGTCTGCCACGTAGCTAATTCAGCTATCCATCAAATATCATCTACATGACTGGATCCGAAGTGTTTTGGAGTCCTGTCTCGGAAGTGAAAGCTAGCGAGCGATAACGTCACACCAGTCGCTACGTATTTACCACCGTGTAACGACACGCTGCACACAGCAAAATATCAGTCAGTTGTTAGCCATCTTTGAGCAGGTCATCCCTCATCATGTCTGCGGTCCAGACATCTGTGGTGAGTGGAGAACACGGTCTCCTCCGCGGACAGCCGGCGAAGTCTTACGGCAGCTTGGTGACCTCGTCTGTGTCACCAGTCCGACAAAAACTAGTCCAACACAAAGTCCAACCGGGAGAAACTTTACAAGGATTGTCCCTAAAATACGGCGTGTCTGTAAGCAGAAgctttaaaatctattttaattcAGCTTGGTTAATAAATGGTTTGCTCTTGACCTAAATTCTTCCACATGTTCTTTGCAGATGGAGCAAATCAAAAGGGCGAACAGACTGTACACCAACGATTCAATATTCCTGAAGAAGTTCCTCTCCATCCCTGTCTTAACAGAGTCTCTGTCATTCACTAATGAGAACGAATTGCGTGAAGAGAAATCAAGTCATCAGTATCAACAGGTCCCTGTTGAGAACGGCCAAATAGTCTCAGAAAGTCAACAAGTGACTGCTGATATTTCTCCATCAGACTATTTGAAAAGGATGGATAGCTTGATTAATCGGTCGAAACGAGCAGCCATAAAGACTTGTCAAGAAGGAAACAAGCAGTAAGTAAATGCAAAAGTCATTATTTAAAGTTGTGCTATGATTCTTTTGGTCTCCAGACCTGATCTGAAGAAGGCAGAATTATaacctacagtatctcacaaaagtgagtacacccctcacatttttgtaaatatttgattatatcttttcatgtaacaacactgaagaaatgacactttgctacaatgtaaagtagtgagtttacagcttgtgtaacagtgtaaatttgctgtcccctcaaaataactcgcagccattaatgtctaaaccgctggcaacaaaagtgagtacaccctatGTGAGTACACAGctatgtgaaaatgtccaaattgggcccaattagctattttccctccccggtgtcatgtgacttgttagtgttacaaggtctcaggtgtgaatggggagcaggtgtgttaaatttggtgtcatcactctcacactccctcatactggtcactggaagttcaacacggcacctcatggcaaagaactctctgaggatctgaaaaaaagaattgttgctctacataaagatggcctaggctataagaagattgccaagaccctgacactgagctgcagcacggtggccaagaccatacagcggtttaacaggacaggttccactcagaacaggcctcgcctgtcgaccaaagaagttgagtgcatgtgctcagcgtcatatccggaggttgtctttgggaaatagacgtatgagtgctgccagcattgctgcagatcttgaaggggtggggggtcagcctgtcagtgctcagaccatatgccgcgcactgcatcaaattgtctgcatggctgtcgtcccagagtgaagcctcttctaaagatgatgcataaGAAAttccgcaaacagtttgctgaagacaagcagactgaggacatggattactggaaccatgtcctgtggtcttatgagaccaagataagttcagatggtgtcaaacgtgtgtggcggcaaacaggtgaggagtacaaagaccagtgtgtcttgcctacagtcaagcatgggggtcagagtgtcatggtctggggctgcaagAGTGCCGCCGgtactggggagctacagttcattgagggaaccatgaatgccaacatgtactgtgacatactgaagcagagcatgatcccctccctttggagactgggccgcagggcagtattccagcatggtaatgaccccaaacacacctccaagatgaccactgccttgctaaagaagctgagggtgaaggtgatggactggccaagcatgtctccagacctaaaccctattgagcatctgtggggcatcctcaaacggaaggtggaggagcacatattctctaacatccaccaactctgtgatgtcatcatgaagGAGTgtaagaggactccagtggcaacctgtgaagctctggtgaactccatacccaagagggttaaggcagtgctggaaaatattggtggccacacaaaatattgacactttgggcccaatttgcacgttttcacttaggggtgtactcactgttgttgccagcggtttagacattaatggctgtgtgttgagttattttgaggggacagccaGTTTACACTGTTACTCAAGcagtacactcactactttacattgtagcaaagtgtcatttcttcagtgttgtcacatgaaaagatataatcaaatatttacaaaaatgtgaggggtgtactcacttttgtgagatactgtatatggccCAAAGAATAGACAAAGATTGGCAAGCAGTTCGGCACGTTTAGATCAGATATTTCAAGAATATTGAGGAGAGCAAATATGATCCAGTAGCTCTGCAGAAGATACGAAAGAGGTTGGAAGCGGTTATAAAGGCCAGATGTTGAGCATACAAGTTATTCGAATGTATTTTTCAGAAAGGAAGATGAAAACGATTTTCTTTTCAGTATCTTAACATTTGGCCATGTTTGAACCACGTGATGATGAACAGACATCCGTGAAACCTAATGCAATAAAAGTCTTGTTGGGGTAATTTAAacatcttacatttacatttacatttattcacttagcagacgcttttatccgaagcgacttacaaatgagaaaaatacaagcaaagcgatatatcaagcagagaacaatacaagtagtgctaccatacaagatctacatgtacatttattcacttagcagacgcatcttacttattttatattaaagatATGCAGATagactgtatggccaaaagtatgtggacacttgaccatcacacctatatttgcttcttgaacatcccattccaaagcTAGTCCAacctttgctgttattataaccTCCACACTTCTGGGATGGTTTTCCACTAGGGCGTGTCTGtagggatttgcccattcagccacaagaacattagtgaggtttGGTGAGGGGGCCTGGTGCACAGTCattgttccagttcatcccagaggtgttcagtggggttgaggtcagggctttgtgcaggacacttgagttcctctactccagccttggcaaaccatgtcttcatggagctcgctttgtgcacaggggcgttgtcatgttggaacatgtTTAGGTAAGGCTGTAGGCCCTAATGGAAATATTAAACCTACAgtgtacaaagacatcctattcaattgtgtgcttccaactttgtggcgaAGGCACACATATGGGTCTTATGGTCagttgtccaaatacttttggacatatagtgtatttGCAAAAAGTGTAGTTCCCAATTCTCTGGTTATTAGGAGTATGATGAGATTTAGCAGCACATTGAGATATCATGCTTTCTGAAATAACCCCTtgttatatatgtattatgATATTCATGGGTCTTATTTTCACATCATGCTGTATGAAATCCTGTGAAGttgtttaatttgttatttttgtgcTAAAATGCCCCAATTACAAT
This Ictalurus furcatus strain D&B chromosome 1, Billie_1.0, whole genome shotgun sequence DNA region includes the following protein-coding sequences:
- the scnm1 gene encoding sodium channel modifier 1 isoform X2, whose protein sequence is MSFKREGDDRSQLNVLKKRRVADLLSNYIPEDEATLMKNGRYSCLVCSRRPVFDTVDMLTLHRNGKRHLEGLKWFYGKKAWLQNEIDKRQHQEYVNEEDDQQETGSSAPLLTQTRKITHHALLRSTPYNSCHKKASERSEKPTTRLKPDCSSDHSVDHNIIPTATTKISTDTTPAHDASQYQNETQMKKKKRKAAETEPLTEQRRRELEHYLKLKSNGWIQDPSGKWIKDENVEFDSDEEEPLPLIPTPESS
- the scnm1 gene encoding sodium channel modifier 1 isoform X1, with protein sequence MSFKREGDDRSQLNVLKKRRVADLLSNYIPEDEATLMKNGRYSCLVCSRRPVFDTVDMLTLHRNGKRHLEGLKWFYGKKAWLQNEIDKRQHQEYVNEEDDQQETGSSAPLLTQTRKITHHALLRSTPYNSCHKKASERSEKPTTRLKPDCSSDHSVDHNIIPTATTKISTDTTPAHADASQYQNETQMKKKKRKAAETEPLTEQRRRELEHYLKLKSNGWIQDPSGKWIKDENVEFDSDEEEPLPLIPTPESS
- the lysmd1 gene encoding lysM and putative peptidoglycan-binding domain-containing protein 1; the protein is MSAVQTSVVSGEHGLLRGQPAKSYGSLVTSSVSPVRQKLVQHKVQPGETLQGLSLKYGVSMEQIKRANRLYTNDSIFLKKFLSIPVLTESLSFTNENELREEKSSHQYQQVPVENGQIVSESQQVTADISPSDYLKRMDSLINRSKRAAIKTCQEGNKQFSSTEQVRYNSQDSCSSSQGQQAMLGSVPLTITKRTKKVRDREDEIFQL